In Bacteroidota bacterium, the DNA window AAGAGATTAAATTCCCCCTTCCTTTGACTGCAAAAATAAAATGAAGATAGACTTGACTGAATGTATTAGCCATATTTAATTAATTTATAGGTCGCCGCTATGCGGCTTTGTGACTTTATCTACAAATAGGCCGCCGCTATGCGGCTTTATTCTCATATTATTTCCTGTATTTATCTACCAATAGATCACCGCTACGCGGCTGCAAAATCCAGTTCAAAACGGACAAACAATCCGGAGGAAGCCGGAGAGTGATTCCGGTCGAAAGCGGCTGATGCAAAATATCTTTTGCTTTAATTTCAAGTTATTTTAAGTAAATATAGGAAATTATTTGGTTGCCTGATCATATTTAGCTACAAAGCAGTGGCCTATGATTCTGCTCAGGCAAAGGAGCCGCCGGTGGCTGAGCGAAGTCGAAGCCACCGGAAAATGGATTGGATCTGATAAAAAATTAAATTATTGATCCTTTGCGAGAAATACATTTTGACATGATTAATTCACAAAGATTGTTGGGGCAACCTGTAATCATGTAAATCATGTAATCTTGTCTATAATTTCATTTTCATGCAGGGACGCAAAAACGTCTATAGAGATTACAAACCTTTTTGACGGATCAATTCCTTAATCAACGTGACGAAATTTCGAATATCGTCTTCTGTAGTATCAAAAGAAGTTAACCACCTGACTTCCGAAATATTTTCATCCCAATAATAAAAAGGATATTTTTCCTGAAGTTCCGAAATTATGGAATTGGGAAGAATGGCAAAAACCCCGTTGGACTGAACCTTTTGGGTGATCTTGATTTGCGGGATCTGTTCAATCTCATGCTCGAGCAGGGCAGCCATCTGGTTGGCGTGCTGAGCTATGCGCAGCCACAAATTATCTTTGAGGTAGGCTTCAAACTGGGCAGAGACAAAACGCATCTTAGACACCAGCTGCATGCTTTGCTTTTGTTTGTACTTGAAATTTAAAGCCAGATCCTTATTGAAAATAAGAACAGCTTCGCCGTACATCAAACCATTTTTGGTTCCTCCCAGGGATACCACATCAGCCCCGGCATCCACGGTGATACTCTTCATGTCTGTTCCCAGCGAAGCAGCCGCATTGGCCAGACGGGCCCCGTCAATATGCAGGTACATCCCGTTTTGATGGGCCAGGTCGGCAATAGCTTTTATCTCATCAATGGAGAAAACTGTGCCGAGCTCGGTCGGCGTTGAAATGGAAATAATTTTAGGCTGAGCATGATGTTCAGAACCAAAGCCATGCAGATGCGGCTTAATTAATTCAGGAGTCAGCTTGCCGTCCGGGGTAGGAATCGTATAAATCTTGCAGCCTATGTTTTTCTCCGGGGCGGCACATTCATCCACGTTGATGTGTGCGGTTTCCGCACAAATAACCGAATTGAAAGAATCGACTGCAGACTTCAAACTTAAAATATTTGCTGCAGTACCCGTCAACACAAAAAACACCTCTGTGTTTTCTCCGAAATGCTTTCTGATGGCCGCTTTTGCCTGTTCAGAATAAACATCTTCGCCATAAGACATGGTATGGCCTTCATTAGCACTAATAATAGCTTTGATGATCTCCGGGTGTACCCCGGAATTATTGTCGCTTGCAAATCCTCTTTTGTTCA includes these proteins:
- a CDS encoding low specificity L-threonine aldolase, producing the protein MNKRGFASDNNSGVHPEIIKAIISANEGHTMSYGEDVYSEQAKAAIRKHFGENTEVFFVLTGTAANILSLKSAVDSFNSVICAETAHINVDECAAPEKNIGCKIYTIPTPDGKLTPELIKPHLHGFGSEHHAQPKIISISTPTELGTVFSIDEIKAIADLAHQNGMYLHIDGARLANAAASLGTDMKSITVDAGADVVSLGGTKNGLMYGEAVLIFNKDLALNFKYKQKQSMQLVSKMRFVSAQFEAYLKDNLWLRIAQHANQMAALLEHEIEQIPQIKITQKVQSNGVFAILPNSIISELQEKYPFYYWDENISEVRWLTSFDTTEDDIRNFVTLIKELIRQKGL